A region from the Cannabis sativa cultivar Pink pepper isolate KNU-18-1 chromosome 9, ASM2916894v1, whole genome shotgun sequence genome encodes:
- the LOC133031244 gene encoding uncharacterized mitochondrial protein AtMg01250-like — protein MIAFEVMHYLKRKRKGKEAYMVLKLDLSKAYDRVEWGFHRAMMRKMGFDLCFIDLVIAIVSSVRYKIIHGGHELGPIIPEMGIRQGDPLSPYLFLICAEGFLSLIQKFEREGRLKGCKVANGAPVISHMLFVDDSYVYCRANDREASNILYVLQLFEIASGQQVNFSKSSVFFSTNVPNATRDRLCGTLRMRLADEYSTYLGLPCVMRRNKDAILGFLKDKIQKRIQS, from the coding sequence ATGATAGCTTTTGAGGTTATGCACTATCTCAAAAGAAAGCGTAAAGGCAAAGAAGCCTATATGGTGCTCAAATTGGATCTTAGTAAAGCTTATGATCGTGTGGAGTGGGGCTTTCATCGAGCTATGATGAGAAAAATGGGTTTTGACTTGTGTTTCATTGATCTTGTTATTGCTATAGTTAGCTCTGTGAGGTATAAAATAATTCATGGTGGTCATGAACTGGGCCCGATTATTCCCGAGATGGGTATTAGACAAGGTGATCCTCTATCACCTTACTTATTTCTTATCTGTGCTGAGGGCTTCTTATCTTTGATACAGAAGTTCGAGCGGGAGGGTAGGCTTAAAGGTTGCAAGGTTGCTAATGGTGCTCCGGTTATATCTCATATGCTCTTTGTTGACGATAGTTATGTCTATTGTCGTGCAAATGATAGAGAGGCTTCGAATATATTATATGTGCTTCAGCTATTTGAGATCGCTTCTGGTCAACAAGTTAATTTCAGTAAGTCCTCTGTCTTCTTCAGTACTAATGTGCCTAATGCTACTCGAGATCGATTGTGTGGGACCCTTAGAATGAGACTTGCTGATGAATATAGTACTTATCTTGGCCTCCCTTGTGTCATGAGACGAAATAAGGATGCCATCTTGGGGTTTTTGAAAGACAAAATACAGAAGCGCATTCAAAGCTAG
- the LOC115723366 gene encoding 3-ketoacyl-CoA synthase 11 encodes MAEETRQDPTNTVRVVQTSSSNSTATPIMDENNEGRPKLPNFLLSVRLKYVKLGYHYLITNAMYILLIPLLAISSAHVSTLTYQDLLQLWNHLKFNLVLVTLCSSLIVFLATFYFMTRPRKVYLVNFACYKPEAERTCTREIFMERSERIGSFAAENLAFQKKILERSGLGQKTYMPEALLRVPPNPSMEEARKEAEAVMFGAIDELLEKTGVKAKDIGILVVNCSLFNPTPSLSAMIVNHYKLRGNIMSYNLGGMGCSAGLISIDLAKQLLQAHPNSYALVVSMENITLNWYFGNDRSMLVSNCLFRMGGAAVLLSNRSSDRRRSKYQLIHTVRTHKGADDKSYSCVFQKEDDTKRIGVSLSKDLMAVAGEALKTNITTLGPLVLPMSEQLLFFMTLVGRKIFKMNKIKPYIPDFKLAFEHFCIHAGGRAVLDELEKNLELSEWHMEPSRMTLYRFGNTSSSSLWYELAYSEAKGRIRKGDRTWQIAFGSGFKCNSAVWKALRTVDPLKEKNPWVDEIHQFPVDVPKIVSIKSGSTASS; translated from the exons ATGGCAGAGGAAACTAGACAAGACCCAACAAACACGGTTCGAGTTGTTCAAACCAGTAGTAGTAATAGTACTGCTACTCCTATTATGGATGAAAATAATGAAGGGAGGCCTAAATTaccaaattttttattatctgtTCGTCTGAAATACGTTAAGCTAGGATACCATTACCTAATCACAAACGCCATGTACATCTTACTCATACCACTCCTAGCAATATCCTCAGCACACGTGTCAACTCTCACGTACCAAGACTTGCTCCAGCTATGGaatcacctcaaattcaacCTCGTTTTGGTGACCCTATGTTCGAGCCTCATAGTGTTTTTGGCCACTTTCTATTTCATGACTCGGCCCAGAAAGGTCTACTTGGTCAACTTCGCTTGTTACAAGCCTGAGGCGGAGAGAACATGCACTAGGGAGATTTTCATGGAAAGGTCAGAGAGGATTGGATCCTTTGCTGCCGAGAACTTGGCTTTTCAGAAGAAGATTTTGGAGAGGTCTGGTTTGGGACAGAAGACTTATATGCCTGAAGCTCTTCTGAGGGTCCCACCAAACCCTTCTATGGAGGAAGCTAGGAAGGAAGCCGAAGCTGTGATGTTTGGAGCCATTGATGAGCTTTTGGAGAAGACTGGTGTTAAGGCTAAGGATATTGGGATTCTTGTTGTTAATTGTAGCTTGTTCAATCCTACTCCTTCTTTGTCAGCCATGATTGTCAATCATTACAAGCTTCGAGGAAATATTATGAGTTATAATCTTGGTGGGATGGGGTGTAGTGCTGGCCTTATCTCCATCGACCTTGCCAAACAGCTTCTCCAG GCACATCCAAACTCATATGCACTAGTAGTAAGCATGGAGAACATAACCCTAAACTGGTACTTCGGCAATGACCGTTCCATGCTAGTGTCGAACTGCCTCTTCCGTATGGGTGGCGCCGCCGTGCTCCTCTCAAACAGATCGTCAGACCGGCGGCGTTCCAAATACCAACTGATCCACACAGTCCGCACACACAAAGGAGCAGACGACAAGTCGTACAGCTGCGTTTTCCAAAAGGAGGACGACACAAAAAGAATTGGAGTTTCTCTGTCAAAAGACCTAATGGCGGTGGCCGGAGAAGCCCTGAAGACGAACATCACCACCCTCGGACCGCTAGTTCTCCCAATGTCGGAACAGCTACTATTTTTCATGACCTTAGTGGGAAGAAAGATCTtcaaaatgaacaaaattaAACCTTACATTCCGGATTTCAAGCTGGCTTTCGAACACTTTTGTATCCATGCTGGTGGAAGAGCTGTTCTGGACGAGTTGGAGAAGAATCTTGAACTCAGTGAGTGGCACATGGAACCATCTCGGATGACTCTTTATAGGTTTGGTAACACTTCGAGTAGTTCTTTGTGGTATGAATTGGCTTATTCTGAGGCCAAAGGAAGGATTAGGAAAGGAGATCGGACGTGGCAGATTGCTTTTGGGTCTGGTTTTAAATGTAACAGTGCTGTTTGGAAAGCTTTGAGGACCGTTGATCCTCTCAAGGAGAAGAATCCTTGGGTTGATGAGATTCATCAGTTTCCTGTTGACGTTCCTAAAATTGTTTCCATTAAATCTGGTAGTACTGCTTCTtcttaa